One Erythrobacter sp. SDW2 genomic region harbors:
- a CDS encoding phosphoenolpyruvate carboxylase encodes MKSISDLRDRLQQLHARTAETPLFNPVFQLSLDLSRELESGGLTLDQVEGMICELETLALEDRAARTRRLLSLPRKGEARLGPAFKDFGAFREHWEQPRLHAVFTAHPTFLLTPDQASSLATAIEGDGSISNAACTATEDRPAVTLSYEHARAMRAIGHAQDARNEIVGRLLGEAAVQWPDRWRDLKPLPFRFATWVGYDMDGRTDIKWYDSIGFRLAEKAQRLRRYVARLEGIDSGHKLLATLHPALAYAEARAEDFAQDLTDPTDLSDAANRLTAGHEHKLLTLSPLIAALEEEAQTAPEARAIKLLTLAAAMRADGLGMGWIHFRVNAKQLHNAIRRRIEGGDTLDIGSRGALAVLRKMVREVEPKRANFGALAIEASTAIRQFLAMAQILHHIDADAPIRMLVAECEQPSTVMAALYFAKLFEIADKVDVSPLFETEAALEHGGRFLDALLQEEEYRAYARSRGRVCIQTGFSDAGRFVGQLPASLAIERLQGRMADAMRANAMSDVAALVFNTHGESMGRGAHPSSFRDRLEWPLSPWARARFARGNIRLEPEASFQGGDGYQFFETPALALATLEQIADYEWTEHAPAEPDPFYTRTDLSLDFYRAIRGEQREHLESATYSRAITAFGLGMLNATGSRVSRRQSDISADRSMSLRQIRAIPHNAILQQLGYPVNVIAGIGAAVEGNEEELAQLIQSSPRGRQLMRLVRNANALASIKTVAAYGELFNSAYWASRTYRGTEDRLSDACQALADYLTKDDRNGVFRRLVSRLRVDALKFHRLLDLLPPEDPMPEREATRRTIGVLQALRLALFQHMFLRAVSIPSFSRANDISRDDVLEMVFTLRIDDALAQMRRAFPTHFPKLDDFALDETSDWPDDEDAGYAAIGRNFIDPIERAHSLSLRITTAIANHFGAHG; translated from the coding sequence ATGAAGTCCATCAGCGACCTGCGCGACCGGCTCCAGCAACTTCACGCCCGCACGGCGGAAACCCCGCTGTTCAACCCTGTTTTCCAGCTGTCGCTCGATCTTTCGCGCGAGCTGGAATCGGGCGGCCTGACCCTCGACCAGGTCGAAGGCATGATCTGCGAACTGGAAACGCTCGCGCTGGAAGACCGCGCCGCGCGCACCCGCCGCCTGCTGTCCTTGCCCCGCAAGGGCGAAGCGAGGCTGGGCCCTGCTTTCAAGGACTTCGGCGCGTTCCGTGAACATTGGGAGCAGCCGCGCCTGCACGCCGTCTTCACCGCGCACCCGACCTTCCTGCTGACACCCGACCAGGCCAGCTCGCTCGCCACTGCCATCGAGGGCGATGGCAGCATCTCCAACGCCGCCTGCACCGCGACCGAGGATCGCCCGGCGGTAACCCTCTCCTACGAACATGCCCGCGCCATGCGCGCCATCGGCCATGCCCAGGATGCCCGCAACGAGATCGTCGGGCGGCTGCTGGGAGAGGCAGCGGTGCAATGGCCCGATCGCTGGCGCGACCTCAAGCCGCTGCCATTCCGTTTCGCCACCTGGGTCGGATACGACATGGACGGGCGGACCGATATCAAGTGGTACGATTCGATCGGCTTCCGCTTGGCCGAGAAGGCCCAGCGCCTGCGCCGCTACGTCGCGCGGCTGGAAGGCATCGACAGCGGGCACAAGCTGCTCGCCACGCTCCACCCCGCCCTCGCCTATGCCGAAGCGCGGGCGGAGGATTTCGCGCAGGATCTGACCGATCCGACCGATCTCAGCGATGCTGCCAATCGCCTGACGGCAGGCCACGAGCACAAGCTGCTCACTCTCTCCCCGCTCATTGCCGCGCTGGAGGAAGAAGCCCAGACCGCGCCAGAGGCCCGAGCGATAAAGCTCCTCACCCTCGCCGCTGCGATGCGGGCGGACGGGCTCGGCATGGGCTGGATCCATTTCCGGGTGAACGCCAAGCAGCTCCACAACGCGATCCGACGACGGATCGAAGGCGGCGACACGCTCGATATCGGCAGCCGCGGCGCGCTCGCCGTGCTGCGCAAGATGGTGCGCGAGGTCGAGCCGAAGCGGGCCAATTTCGGCGCGCTGGCGATCGAGGCCTCGACCGCGATCCGCCAGTTCCTCGCCATGGCGCAGATCCTCCACCACATCGACGCCGACGCGCCGATTCGCATGCTGGTGGCCGAGTGCGAGCAGCCTTCGACCGTGATGGCGGCGCTCTATTTCGCCAAGCTGTTCGAGATTGCCGACAAGGTCGATGTCTCGCCGTTGTTCGAGACCGAGGCGGCACTGGAGCATGGCGGCCGCTTCCTCGACGCCCTGCTGCAGGAAGAGGAGTACCGCGCCTATGCCCGTTCGCGCGGGCGGGTCTGCATCCAGACCGGTTTCAGCGACGCAGGGCGCTTTGTCGGGCAGCTCCCTGCCAGCCTCGCCATCGAACGCCTGCAAGGTCGCATGGCCGATGCCATGCGCGCCAATGCGATGAGCGATGTCGCCGCGCTGGTGTTCAACACCCACGGCGAGAGCATGGGGCGCGGGGCGCATCCTTCCAGCTTCCGCGACCGGCTCGAATGGCCGCTCTCGCCTTGGGCGCGGGCGAGATTTGCACGTGGGAACATACGGTTGGAGCCGGAAGCCAGTTTCCAGGGCGGCGACGGCTACCAGTTCTTCGAGACCCCGGCCCTGGCGCTCGCCACCCTGGAGCAGATCGCCGATTACGAATGGACCGAGCACGCCCCGGCCGAGCCCGATCCCTTCTACACCCGCACCGACCTGAGCCTCGACTTCTATCGCGCCATTCGCGGCGAGCAGCGCGAACACCTTGAAAGCGCGACCTATTCGCGGGCCATCACCGCCTTCGGGCTCGGCATGCTCAACGCCACCGGCAGCCGTGTCAGCCGCCGCCAGAGCGATATTTCCGCCGACCGGTCGATGAGCCTGCGCCAGATCCGCGCCATCCCGCACAACGCCATCCTGCAGCAGCTCGGCTATCCCGTGAATGTCATCGCCGGGATCGGTGCAGCGGTGGAAGGGAACGAGGAAGAGCTGGCACAATTGATTCAATCGAGCCCGCGCGGGCGGCAATTGATGCGGCTGGTGCGCAATGCCAATGCACTCGCCAGCATCAAGACCGTCGCCGCCTATGGCGAATTGTTCAACAGCGCCTATTGGGCCAGCCGGACCTATCGCGGGACCGAGGATCGCCTGTCAGATGCCTGCCAGGCCCTGGCCGATTACCTGACCAAGGATGACCGCAACGGCGTGTTCCGGCGGCTGGTGTCGCGCCTGCGGGTCGATGCGCTCAAGTTCCACCGCCTGCTCGACCTGCTGCCGCCCGAGGACCCGATGCCCGAGCGCGAGGCGACCCGCCGCACCATCGGCGTGCTGCAGGCGCTGCGGCTGGCGCTGTTCCAGCACATGTTCCTGCGCGCCGTCTCCATCCCCAGCTTCAGCCGGGCCAACGACATCAGCCGCGACGACGTGCTGGAGATGGTCTTCACGCTCCGTATCGACGATGCGCTGGCGCAGATGCGCCGGGCCTTCCCCACCCACTTCCCCAAGCTGGACGATTTCGCCCTCGACGAAACCAGCGACTGGCCCGATGACGAGGATGCCGGCTACGCCGCGATCGGGCGCAATTTCATCGATCCGATCGAGCGCGCGCATTCGCTATCGCTGCGGATCACCACCGCGATCGCCAATCATTTCGGGGCCCACGGCTAA
- a CDS encoding L,D-transpeptidase family protein gives MNPMLKWIGGATAAAVFVFGGATLASSYLSTDNKPVEKVTLEEAIPVDPAKVTGETVQGAPGQGQAAMQQANAQADDQFTVKRILPIEGPIKYGEWFWDDKDVPDGPIVMTVDLQARVISVFKGGYEIGTAAVLLGTDEYPTPLGTFPILYKMKDNVSEKYGNSPMPYSMFLTKDGVALHGADVEKGFASHGCVGLPTPFAAKIFAVAGKGDKVIITDGEMMGLGDQIL, from the coding sequence ATGAACCCGATGCTCAAATGGATTGGCGGCGCGACGGCGGCCGCGGTTTTCGTCTTCGGCGGCGCAACGCTGGCGAGTTCGTATCTCTCCACCGACAACAAGCCGGTCGAGAAGGTCACGCTGGAGGAAGCGATCCCGGTCGATCCGGCGAAGGTGACCGGCGAGACGGTCCAGGGCGCGCCCGGCCAGGGCCAGGCTGCGATGCAGCAAGCCAATGCCCAGGCGGACGACCAGTTCACCGTCAAGCGTATCCTGCCGATCGAAGGCCCGATCAAATACGGCGAGTGGTTCTGGGACGACAAGGACGTGCCCGACGGCCCGATCGTCATGACCGTCGACCTGCAAGCGCGCGTTATCTCGGTGTTCAAGGGCGGCTATGAAATCGGCACCGCGGCGGTCCTGCTCGGCACGGACGAATACCCGACCCCGCTCGGCACTTTCCCGATCCTCTACAAGATGAAGGACAATGTGTCGGAGAAGTACGGCAATTCGCCAATGCCCTATTCGATGTTCCTGACCAAGGACGGCGTGGCGCTGCATGGTGCCGATGTCGAGAAAGGCTTTGCCAGCCACGGCTGCGTCGGACTGCCCACGCCCTTCGCGGCCAAGATCTTCGCGGTCGCCGGCAAGGGCGACAAGGTCATCATCACCGACGGCGAGATGATGGGTCTGGGCGACCAGATCCTGTAA
- the tilS gene encoding tRNA lysidine(34) synthetase TilS, whose product MALLLLGYEALDGKVAVATVNHGLRPEAAAECALVARQCERLGVRCDILDVKVAAGNVQHEARSARYDALLDWADQRGVGAVATAHHADDQLETILMRLNRGSGLKGMRGISRKIWLEGHGTPIVRPLLGFRRTELLRLVESCGVEFAFDPSNEDDRFDRARLRKALADADWLDPHAIARSAAYLAEADSTLEAVAGKLWDRGAEVGADQVSVPRTNHHDANARLLVRAGKALGIALAYGEVMGLLKSQLSRGNSKANVGGALIERREDVFLVRPEPPRRTG is encoded by the coding sequence ATGGCTTTGCTGCTTCTGGGATATGAAGCGCTCGATGGCAAAGTCGCTGTCGCGACGGTCAACCATGGTTTGAGGCCCGAAGCAGCGGCTGAGTGCGCTCTCGTGGCTCGCCAGTGCGAGCGCCTCGGCGTGCGTTGTGACATTCTCGACGTCAAAGTTGCAGCTGGCAATGTGCAGCACGAAGCGCGAAGTGCGCGCTATGACGCGCTTCTCGATTGGGCCGACCAGCGCGGCGTCGGTGCCGTCGCGACCGCCCATCATGCTGACGATCAGTTGGAAACAATCCTGATGCGGCTCAATCGCGGCTCGGGCCTGAAGGGCATGCGTGGCATCAGCCGCAAGATCTGGCTCGAAGGTCACGGAACTCCAATCGTTCGCCCATTGCTAGGCTTCCGTCGAACAGAACTGCTGCGACTGGTCGAAAGCTGCGGAGTGGAATTTGCTTTCGATCCCTCCAATGAAGACGATCGGTTCGACCGGGCGAGGCTGCGAAAGGCACTGGCAGATGCCGACTGGCTCGATCCGCACGCCATTGCGCGTTCTGCTGCCTATCTTGCAGAGGCAGACTCCACGCTCGAGGCAGTGGCGGGGAAGCTCTGGGATCGAGGTGCGGAGGTGGGTGCCGATCAAGTGTCAGTCCCGCGGACCAATCATCACGATGCAAACGCGCGACTCTTGGTCAGGGCGGGCAAGGCTTTGGGAATTGCCCTCGCCTACGGCGAAGTGATGGGCTTGCTCAAGTCTCAGCTGTCACGCGGTAACTCCAAGGCCAATGTCGGCGGAGCGTTGATCGAAAGGCGAGAAGATGTCTTTCTCGTCCGTCCCGAACCGCCGCGCCGGACCGGTTGA